A window of Clostridium sp. Marseille-P299 contains these coding sequences:
- a CDS encoding GerW family sporulation protein: MAEHSFNQTVESLFKGMDSFLTTKTVVGDAVKFEDGTIILPLVDVSFGVGAGAFSNGTSGKNNAGGGIGGKITPSSVLVIKDGHIRLVNVKNQDMVTKIIDMVPDVIDRFTKDSKTKKADKEVDQKAYDILNGVEDNE, from the coding sequence ATGGCAGAGCATAGTTTTAATCAAACTGTTGAGAGTTTATTTAAGGGAATGGATAGCTTTTTAACAACGAAAACCGTAGTTGGAGATGCAGTAAAGTTTGAAGATGGCACTATTATTTTACCATTGGTTGATGTTAGCTTTGGTGTAGGTGCAGGTGCTTTTTCCAATGGAACTAGTGGAAAGAACAATGCAGGCGGTGGTATTGGTGGTAAGATAACACCAAGCTCTGTATTGGTAATAAAAGATGGTCATATACGCTTAGTGAATGTGAAAAATCAAGATATGGTTACTAAGATTATTGATATGGTGCCAGATGTAATTGATCGCTTTACTAAGGATTCAAAAACGAAAAAAGCTGATAAAGAAGTAGATCAAAAAGCATATGATATACTAAATGGCGTAGAGGATAATGAGTAA
- a CDS encoding Asp23/Gls24 family envelope stress response protein, protein MNGTMLTSLGEIAIDTDVIAKYAGSSAVECFGVVGMASISMKDGLAKLLRRESLNHGVNVIIENNQITIDLHIIVSYGVSISAVSENLISNVKYKVEEFAGIEVAKINIFVEGVRVID, encoded by the coding sequence ATGAATGGGACGATGCTTACCTCGTTGGGTGAAATCGCGATTGATACTGATGTAATTGCCAAATATGCGGGATCTTCTGCAGTTGAGTGCTTTGGAGTAGTAGGTATGGCATCAATCAGCATGAAAGATGGCTTAGCAAAACTTTTAAGACGCGAAAGTTTGAATCATGGCGTAAACGTAATCATAGAAAATAATCAGATAACAATTGATCTTCATATTATAGTTTCTTATGGAGTTAGTATATCTGCTGTGTCAGAAAATTTAATTAGTAATGTAAAATATAAGGTCGAAGAATTTGCGGGTATTGAAGTCGCAAAAATAAATATTTTTGTTGAGGGCGTTAGAGTCATCGACTAG
- the recG gene encoding ATP-dependent DNA helicase RecG, with translation MKWTDHISTIKGIGEKTAQNFAKLGIYSVCDLIEHYPRGYDVYEQPVPIASISEGSIVAIEASVATIVEIKKIKNLQIISCRVKDPSGMLSLTWFNQAFLKNTLRLGNRFIFRGKVVRKNGALIIQQPKIYKQEEYRKLLNVMQPIYSLTDGLSNHAISKAVDFALTHTLEDEEYIPKRVRKEYDLIQRKLAIREIHFPKSKETMMEARKRLVFEEFFNFTLILRHLKENKVQTLNSFVIENSSQCRGIIEKLPYELTGAQKNVLNEIFKDLSGKYTMNRLVQGDVGSGKTILAVLALYLVAINGYQGCLMVPTEVLAKQHYESLVENLSEHGIRIKLLVGSMTAAEKRRAYEEINNHETDVIVGTHALIQEKVNYDKLALVITDEQHRFGVKQRENLSMKGYSPHVLVMSATPIPRTLAMILYGDLDISVLNEMPANRLPIKNCVVDTGYRPTAYRFIDKQVAEGRQAYVICPMVEESETMEAENVLEYTEKLKEALRFGTNVAYLHGKMKPKEKDAIMEEFAAGNIQVLVSTTVVEVGVNVPNATVMMIENAERFGLAQLHQLRGRVGRGAHQSYCILVSGSSKQETRERLEILNKSNDGFFIASEDLKLRGPGDMFGIRQSGDLEFKLGDIYTDANVLKNANDAAKSLTMEEYLEVIEASPSLRNKMNSFNGGTL, from the coding sequence ATGAAATGGACGGATCATATCAGTACGATAAAGGGAATTGGTGAGAAGACAGCACAAAATTTTGCCAAGCTTGGTATTTATTCTGTATGTGATTTAATAGAACATTATCCTAGGGGCTATGATGTTTATGAGCAACCTGTACCGATTGCAAGTATTAGTGAGGGCTCAATTGTTGCCATTGAAGCAAGTGTTGCAACAATTGTTGAGATAAAAAAGATTAAGAATTTACAAATCATTAGTTGCAGAGTCAAAGATCCATCCGGTATGTTATCTTTGACCTGGTTTAATCAAGCTTTTTTAAAAAATACATTACGCCTCGGAAATCGATTTATTTTTCGAGGAAAGGTTGTTAGGAAGAATGGCGCATTAATCATCCAACAACCCAAGATATATAAACAAGAGGAGTACCGAAAATTATTAAATGTAATGCAACCAATTTATTCGTTAACGGATGGGCTAAGCAATCATGCGATATCAAAGGCTGTAGACTTTGCATTGACACATACACTAGAGGATGAGGAATACATACCAAAGAGAGTTAGGAAAGAATATGATTTGATTCAGAGAAAGCTTGCAATTAGGGAAATACATTTTCCTAAGAGCAAAGAAACAATGATGGAAGCCAGAAAACGACTTGTCTTTGAAGAGTTCTTTAATTTTACCTTAATATTAAGACATTTAAAAGAAAATAAAGTTCAAACATTAAATTCGTTTGTAATTGAAAATTCTTCACAGTGTAGGGGAATAATAGAGAAGTTACCATATGAGTTGACTGGTGCACAAAAGAATGTTTTAAATGAGATTTTTAAAGATTTATCGGGAAAATATACAATGAATCGTTTGGTACAAGGAGATGTTGGTTCTGGTAAAACAATATTGGCTGTTTTAGCGCTTTATTTAGTTGCGATTAATGGTTATCAAGGTTGCTTGATGGTTCCGACAGAAGTTTTAGCAAAACAGCATTATGAATCTTTAGTAGAAAACTTGTCTGAACATGGAATTCGGATAAAACTTTTGGTAGGTTCTATGACGGCGGCTGAAAAAAGAAGAGCATACGAAGAAATAAACAATCATGAAACGGATGTCATTGTTGGGACGCATGCGTTAATACAAGAAAAAGTAAATTATGATAAATTAGCCCTTGTAATTACAGATGAACAACATCGTTTTGGTGTAAAACAGAGGGAAAACTTATCCATGAAAGGGTATTCACCCCATGTGTTAGTTATGAGTGCAACGCCAATCCCAAGAACTTTAGCAATGATTCTTTATGGGGACCTTGATATTTCGGTATTAAATGAAATGCCAGCAAACAGGCTTCCAATTAAAAACTGTGTTGTGGATACCGGTTACCGTCCAACAGCTTACCGATTTATTGATAAGCAAGTTGCAGAGGGAAGACAGGCATACGTTATCTGCCCAATGGTGGAAGAGAGTGAAACTATGGAAGCAGAAAATGTTTTGGAATATACTGAAAAATTAAAAGAAGCCTTACGCTTTGGAACAAACGTAGCCTATTTGCATGGTAAAATGAAGCCAAAAGAAAAAGATGCAATTATGGAAGAGTTTGCAGCTGGAAATATACAAGTATTAGTTTCAACTACGGTTGTTGAAGTTGGTGTCAATGTACCAAATGCCACGGTTATGATGATAGAGAATGCAGAACGTTTTGGTCTTGCTCAGTTACACCAGCTACGAGGAAGAGTAGGGCGTGGTGCTCATCAGTCCTATTGTATTTTGGTTAGTGGGTCTAGCAAACAAGAAACTAGAGAAAGATTAGAGATACTAAATAAATCAAACGATGGATTTTTTATTGCTTCAGAAGACTTAAAGCTAAGAGGTCCTGGGGATATGTTTGGAATTCGACAAAGTGGTGATTTGGAATTTAAATTAGGGGATATTTATACAGATGCTAATGTTTTAAAAAATGCCAATGATGCCGCAAAAAGTTTAACCATGGAGGAATACTTAGAAGTAATTGAGGCTTCTCCATCCTTAAGAAATAAAATGAATAGTTTTAATGGAGGGACTCTTTAA
- a CDS encoding DUF2953 domain-containing protein, whose amino-acid sequence MLHIIFLILKILGIVLAVLVGIILFILIVTLFVPIRYQLLGKKEDEVLFLDTKATWLLHLVMVSLSYIDEKLWIRLRIAGIVFYDNRKMKKDNNKESDFKEDEVTEEKHKEHAYDAKESQKVTIKDAIDTEKDFKISEQKITSIKEDIKKNNTDSDVTIELDDREEVNPVKKLGTSLDSESEKLTDYKKQEIDILKENKNKSDKASKYADITDEKKKRKIKFNIKEIFRKMKQVYYRVLSFFKSLKAKIKKIKELIIDLLHKKNLILDFLKDEQNKLGLKKVWISIRGVLKHIAPKKIQGTVHFGTGDPCTTGQALGAIAVFYGIYGDKISIRPDFEEEVLNGELFLKGRIRLINLLIIAIKLIRDKYFSQLIKNAKQLKEEL is encoded by the coding sequence ATGCTTCATATTATTTTTCTTATTTTGAAGATATTAGGAATAGTTCTAGCTGTATTAGTAGGTATTATCCTTTTCATTCTTATAGTTACTTTGTTTGTACCAATTCGTTATCAATTGCTAGGTAAAAAAGAGGATGAAGTATTATTTTTAGATACGAAAGCAACATGGTTGCTGCACCTAGTAATGGTAAGCTTAAGTTATATTGATGAAAAATTATGGATTCGGTTACGAATTGCAGGGATTGTTTTCTATGATAATCGAAAGATGAAAAAAGATAACAATAAAGAAAGTGATTTTAAAGAAGATGAAGTCACAGAAGAAAAGCATAAAGAACACGCATATGATGCAAAAGAGAGTCAAAAAGTTACAATAAAAGATGCAATTGATACAGAGAAAGATTTTAAAATATCCGAGCAAAAAATAACTTCAATCAAAGAAGATATTAAGAAAAATAACACAGATTCGGATGTTACAATAGAATTAGACGATCGAGAAGAAGTGAACCCGGTTAAAAAGTTAGGTACATCACTAGATTCTGAATCTGAAAAACTTACGGATTATAAGAAGCAAGAAATTGATATACTAAAAGAGAATAAGAATAAAAGTGATAAAGCGAGCAAATATGCAGATATTACAGATGAAAAGAAGAAAAGAAAGATTAAGTTTAACATAAAGGAAATCTTTCGTAAAATGAAACAGGTTTACTACCGAGTTCTTTCTTTCTTTAAAAGTTTAAAGGCTAAAATAAAAAAGATAAAGGAACTAATCATTGATTTACTCCATAAAAAAAATCTAATTCTAGATTTTTTAAAGGACGAACAAAACAAATTAGGGCTTAAAAAAGTATGGATTAGTATTCGAGGTGTGCTAAAACATATAGCACCGAAGAAAATTCAGGGAACTGTGCACTTTGGTACAGGTGATCCATGTACTACAGGACAAGCATTGGGAGCTATTGCTGTGTTTTATGGAATATATGGAGATAAAATTAGCATTAGACCAGATTTTGAAGAAGAGGTTTTAAATGGTGAATTATTTCTAAAAGGAAGAATAAGATTAATTAATTTATTAATAATAGCTATTAAACTGATTCGAGATAAATATTTTAGTCAATTGATAAAGAACGCGAAACAATTAAAGGAGGAGTTGTAA
- the pyk gene encoding pyruvate kinase, with the protein MQKKTKIVCTLGPSTSSEEMIKELMLNGMDVARLNFSHGTHEAHGEMIRKIKKVREEVGLPIAILLDTKGPEIRTGLAENNEEYSLEKGQDVIVTTKDVECNSKVISVTYKDLPNDVSVGGTILIADGLIELKIKEVGETDVVCEVVNGGELSSRKGVNIPNTKLNLPAITEQDRADIIFGINQGVDFIAASFVRNAAAIREIRDIIKDCNSDIAIIAKIENMEGIENLDEIIEEADGIMVARGDLGVEVDAETLPYIQKTMIQKCNAAFKPVITATQMLDSMIRNPRPTRAEVTDVANAIYDGTDAIMLSGETAAGKYPIEAVRLMSKIAVETEGHYVQFRKYDEASLSSKSDNLSSAISYSAVATAERLDAKLIIASSFSGYTARLVSKYKPSANIVGLSPLDRTLRKMQLYRGVQPLKTKEVNSTDHLLSDAISTVTEAGLVNSGDVVILTAGVPAGMSSVTNMIKAVEID; encoded by the coding sequence ATGCAGAAAAAAACGAAAATTGTTTGTACCTTGGGACCATCAACGTCTTCTGAAGAAATGATTAAAGAATTGATGTTAAATGGAATGGATGTTGCTAGACTTAATTTTTCACATGGAACACATGAGGCTCATGGTGAAATGATTCGTAAGATCAAAAAGGTTAGAGAAGAAGTAGGACTTCCTATTGCTATTCTTTTAGATACAAAGGGACCGGAGATAAGAACTGGCTTAGCTGAGAATAACGAAGAATATAGCCTTGAAAAGGGACAAGATGTTATAGTTACAACAAAAGATGTAGAATGTAATAGCAAAGTAATTAGTGTTACTTATAAGGACCTACCAAACGATGTAAGTGTAGGTGGAACAATACTTATTGCAGATGGTCTAATTGAATTAAAAATCAAAGAAGTTGGTGAAACAGACGTTGTCTGTGAAGTTGTAAACGGTGGAGAATTAAGCAGCCGTAAAGGAGTTAATATACCAAACACTAAGTTAAATCTTCCAGCAATTACTGAGCAAGATAGAGCAGATATTATTTTTGGTATTAATCAAGGTGTTGATTTTATTGCGGCTTCCTTTGTGCGTAACGCAGCTGCAATTCGTGAAATAAGAGACATCATTAAAGATTGTAATTCTGATATAGCAATCATCGCAAAAATTGAAAATATGGAAGGTATTGAAAACCTTGATGAAATTATAGAAGAAGCAGACGGTATCATGGTTGCTCGTGGTGATTTAGGTGTAGAGGTAGATGCAGAAACATTACCATACATCCAAAAGACTATGATTCAAAAATGTAATGCAGCATTTAAACCAGTTATTACTGCAACTCAGATGTTGGATTCTATGATTCGTAACCCAAGACCAACACGTGCAGAAGTAACAGACGTAGCAAATGCTATCTATGATGGAACAGATGCAATTATGTTATCCGGTGAAACAGCAGCTGGTAAATACCCAATCGAAGCAGTTCGCTTAATGTCTAAGATTGCGGTAGAAACAGAAGGACATTACGTACAGTTTAGAAAATATGATGAAGCAAGTTTAAGCAGCAAGAGTGATAACTTATCATCCGCAATTAGCTATTCTGCAGTAGCAACTGCAGAGAGACTTGATGCAAAATTAATCATTGCTTCTAGCTTTTCTGGATACACAGCACGTTTGGTTTCTAAATATAAACCAAGCGCTAACATAGTAGGCTTATCTCCACTTGATCGTACATTACGTAAAATGCAGTTATATCGTGGAGTTCAACCATTAAAAACAAAAGAAGTAAATTCAACAGATCATTTACTTTCAGATGCAATCTCAACTGTTACAGAAGCTGGCTTAGTAAACTCAGGAGATGTTGTTATTTTAACAGCTGGCGTGCCTGCAGGAATGTCTAGTGTAACAAATATGATTAAAGCTGTAGAAATCGATTAA
- a CDS encoding DAK2 domain-containing protein, producing MTLNTIDALLLQKMFMAGAQSIEAKKEYINELNVFPVPDGDTGTNMTLTIMSAAKEVSSITEPTIENLSKAISSGSLRGARGNSGVILSQLFRGFTKEVKDYDKIDVTIMANAFCKAVETAYKAVMKPKEGTILTVAKGGAERAVELVSETDDLVYFGAEVIKRMEEVLAYTPELLPVLKEAGVVDSGGQGLVEILKGAYDAMLGKEVSFEITPAKNEGNQKISKENITTADIKFGYCTEFIINIEKEYDLDTEHSFKAYLESIGDSIVVVSDDDIVKVHVHTNDPGLAIQKALTYGSLSRMKIDNMREEHNERLIMEAEKAEKSVTATSEPKKQEPRKAVGFVAVSIGEGINEIFTGLGVDYLIEGGQTMNPSTEDMLNAIEHVNADTIFILPNNSNIILAAQQAKALTEDKEIVVIPSKTVPQGITAIINYVFDKSASENEQHMIEEMNRVKTGQVTYAVRDTSLDGKEIKQGNIMGIGDKTILSVGEDISETTLDLIDQLVDDDSELISLYYGEDTTEQDANEIAEKVMEKYPMVDVEVHMGGQPIYYYVLSVE from the coding sequence GTGACTTTAAATACAATAGATGCGTTGCTTTTGCAAAAGATGTTTATGGCAGGAGCGCAGAGCATCGAAGCGAAAAAAGAATACATCAACGAATTGAACGTATTTCCAGTGCCGGATGGTGATACTGGTACGAATATGACGTTAACTATAATGTCTGCAGCAAAAGAAGTTAGTAGTATTACCGAGCCTACCATTGAAAATTTATCAAAAGCAATTTCAAGTGGTTCTTTAAGAGGAGCTAGAGGTAACTCAGGTGTTATCTTATCTCAATTATTCCGTGGCTTTACAAAAGAAGTAAAGGATTATGATAAGATAGATGTTACCATTATGGCGAATGCTTTTTGTAAGGCTGTAGAAACAGCTTATAAAGCAGTAATGAAACCAAAGGAAGGAACTATCTTAACTGTTGCTAAAGGTGGAGCAGAACGTGCTGTTGAATTAGTTTCAGAAACTGATGATTTAGTGTATTTTGGCGCTGAAGTGATTAAACGTATGGAAGAAGTTCTTGCATACACACCTGAATTACTACCTGTGCTTAAGGAAGCCGGGGTTGTGGACTCAGGTGGACAGGGCTTAGTGGAAATTTTAAAAGGTGCTTATGATGCAATGCTTGGTAAGGAAGTATCCTTTGAGATTACCCCAGCAAAGAATGAAGGAAATCAAAAGATTAGCAAAGAAAATATTACTACAGCTGATATTAAATTCGGCTATTGTACTGAATTTATTATAAATATTGAAAAAGAATATGATTTAGATACAGAGCATTCTTTTAAAGCTTATTTAGAATCCATCGGAGATTCAATAGTAGTTGTATCGGATGATGACATTGTCAAGGTTCATGTACATACCAATGATCCTGGACTCGCAATTCAAAAAGCTTTAACTTATGGTTCTTTATCAAGAATGAAAATTGATAATATGAGAGAAGAACATAATGAGCGTCTCATTATGGAAGCAGAAAAGGCTGAAAAGTCTGTTACTGCAACTTCTGAACCTAAGAAACAAGAACCAAGAAAAGCGGTTGGATTTGTTGCTGTTTCCATCGGTGAAGGTATTAATGAAATCTTTACAGGTCTTGGTGTTGACTACTTAATCGAAGGTGGTCAGACAATGAACCCAAGTACGGAAGATATGTTAAATGCAATTGAACATGTGAATGCAGATACAATATTTATATTACCTAATAATAGTAATATCATATTAGCTGCACAGCAGGCAAAGGCTTTAACTGAAGACAAGGAAATCGTTGTTATTCCATCCAAAACGGTTCCTCAAGGAATTACTGCAATCATTAATTATGTATTTGATAAGAGCGCAAGCGAAAATGAACAACATATGATTGAAGAGATGAATCGTGTTAAGACTGGTCAGGTGACATATGCAGTACGTGATACAAGTCTTGATGGAAAAGAAATTAAACAAGGAAATATTATGGGAATTGGCGATAAGACAATTCTTTCCGTTGGTGAAGATATTTCCGAGACGACACTTGATTTAATCGACCAACTCGTAGATGATGACTCAGAGTTAATTAGTTTATACTACGGCGAGGATACGACAGAACAAGATGCCAATGAAATAGCGGAAAAAGTTATGGAGAAGTATCCAATGGTAGATGTGGAAGTTCACATGGGTGGTCAACCAATTTACTACTATGTACTTTCTGTAGAATAG
- a CDS encoding ABC transporter permease, with protein MFYIMKKDLKELGSYKKIWLVLIVVLIIGLISTTFVEKKQNTKGEVSSSITIGILDLDNSKYSKLLLNYFVENEMYASYIQIVTGTKEELEEKIKNNGIDMCIVVPKDFVQNIVQIIHEPIIVRLNANDVTKAVLMKNVLEGYEKFVAAVEINCVTLYEVMELSKMPQELIDQKNAQISYDLIYTALNKDVIFNDILVTDIKTLPLMKYFQYELLYLVINYIPIALGLSLIKERQLGIHRRLLTTGSNMTWMLVGKTLVYTGIFELFFLIFAFLCNYINKGVLTLQMICFISLFLFCISTFHVLMSAIIKNTSTYLLATNLLVIFGAIIGGGVIPLAYLPESFDKITKLSPNAWFLKTMIRLNSKDSSLKVMEVFCFVIIFSGMLLISGLLYRKREVENYENL; from the coding sequence ATGTTTTATATCATGAAGAAGGATCTCAAAGAGTTAGGTTCCTATAAAAAAATATGGCTTGTCTTAATTGTAGTGCTTATTATTGGATTAATAAGCACTACTTTTGTTGAAAAGAAACAAAATACGAAAGGAGAGGTTTCGAGTAGTATTACAATTGGAATCCTTGATTTAGATAATTCAAAGTATTCGAAGCTTCTCCTTAATTATTTTGTTGAAAATGAGATGTATGCCTCTTACATACAAATTGTTACTGGTACCAAGGAAGAATTGGAAGAAAAAATTAAAAATAATGGGATTGATATGTGCATTGTTGTGCCAAAAGATTTTGTCCAAAATATTGTACAAATTATTCATGAACCAATTATAGTAAGGTTAAATGCAAATGATGTGACAAAAGCGGTCTTAATGAAAAATGTGTTGGAGGGATACGAAAAGTTTGTAGCAGCAGTAGAGATTAATTGCGTTACCCTGTACGAAGTAATGGAATTAAGTAAAATGCCACAAGAATTGATTGACCAAAAGAATGCCCAAATCTCCTATGACCTTATTTATACAGCCCTGAATAAAGATGTTATTTTTAATGATATCTTAGTTACTGATATTAAAACTCTGCCCTTAATGAAATATTTTCAATATGAGCTGCTGTATTTGGTTATTAATTATATACCAATAGCCCTTGGACTTTCTTTGATCAAAGAAAGACAATTAGGTATACATAGAAGACTTTTAACAACAGGTTCTAATATGACATGGATGTTAGTAGGTAAAACTCTCGTTTATACAGGCATTTTTGAACTGTTCTTTTTAATATTTGCATTTTTATGTAATTACATAAACAAAGGTGTTCTTACCTTACAGATGATTTGCTTTATCAGTTTGTTCTTGTTTTGCATAAGTACTTTTCACGTATTAATGAGCGCGATTATAAAAAACACCTCAACTTATTTATTGGCTACGAATCTATTGGTTATATTTGGAGCAATTATAGGTGGAGGGGTTATTCCACTTGCATATCTACCGGAAAGTTTTGATAAAATAACGAAATTAAGTCCTAACGCATGGTTCTTAAAAACCATGATACGATTAAATTCTAAGGATTCATCACTAAAGGTTATGGAAGTCTTTTGTTTTGTAATTATTTTTAGTGGAATGTTGCTGATTTCAGGACTACTGTATCGCAAAAGGGAGGTAGAAAATTATGAAAACCTCTAA
- the rpmB gene encoding 50S ribosomal protein L28, with amino-acid sequence MAKCAVCDKGAHFGMSVSHSRSQVSGRSKKMWKSNVKSVRIKVNGGTQKMYVCTSCLRSGKVERA; translated from the coding sequence GTGGCGAAATGTGCAGTTTGTGATAAAGGAGCTCATTTTGGAATGTCTGTAAGCCATTCTAGAAGTCAAGTTTCCGGAAGATCCAAAAAGATGTGGAAGTCTAATGTTAAATCCGTAAGAATTAAGGTTAACGGTGGAACACAAAAAATGTATGTTTGTACTTCTTGCTTAAGATCTGGTAAAGTTGAACGTGCTTAA
- a CDS encoding ABC transporter permease, translated as MKTSKSKFFLLDIRNRSILSLKLILKNKITIFILAISIISTFFILQQLNEGVQLKSNIPIGIINLDILNKDGQESELSKEVVEGLSNIETISVQKNTFESLYEQLIEGEIYSIFVINEGFEQRLKEGEFSGLITVYQGSESKTARLIKDIVAGELMYRICLTKGNKLYQSLEFRDKEKLSVEEYNSYADSIRNSNQFDFQFDMQFVNTKDANHMALGLDNQLLYRQLIGAIFAMLLSFIILYATSYLTLENSRGLSKRVRLSDMNKIAGFIGNLCSICLLVFVPCVVFSGILCYYIGTLDMFASIVKVSYCYTVILGILFILLGAVLKNIISFQLFGAFIILLFGLAGFYSMIGGGWQNFISLTHLSPNSWFIKKIADIILYH; from the coding sequence ATGAAAACCTCTAAATCCAAGTTTTTTTTACTAGACATTAGAAATCGAAGTATTTTGTCTTTAAAATTAATACTTAAAAATAAAATAACGATATTTATTTTAGCTATATCTATTATTAGTACTTTTTTTATATTGCAGCAATTAAATGAGGGAGTACAATTAAAAAGTAACATACCAATTGGAATAATTAATTTAGATATTCTTAATAAGGACGGACAAGAAAGTGAATTGTCTAAGGAAGTTGTTGAGGGATTATCTAATATAGAAACCATATCAGTGCAAAAAAATACCTTTGAGTCGTTATACGAACAACTAATAGAAGGTGAAATTTATAGTATTTTTGTTATTAATGAAGGATTTGAACAGCGTTTAAAAGAGGGAGAATTCAGCGGGCTTATCACTGTCTATCAAGGAAGTGAGAGTAAAACGGCTCGATTAATAAAGGATATTGTTGCGGGAGAGTTGATGTATCGCATCTGCTTAACCAAGGGAAATAAGCTGTATCAGAGTTTAGAGTTTAGGGATAAAGAAAAGTTAAGTGTAGAGGAATATAACTCCTATGCAGATTCAATAAGAAATTCCAATCAGTTTGATTTTCAATTTGATATGCAATTTGTTAATACAAAAGATGCAAATCATATGGCTTTAGGATTAGATAATCAGTTATTGTATCGACAGCTCATTGGAGCGATATTTGCTATGTTGCTCTCTTTTATTATTCTGTATGCAACTAGTTATCTTACTTTAGAAAATAGTCGAGGATTAAGTAAGCGAGTAAGGTTATCAGATATGAATAAAATTGCTGGTTTTATTGGAAATTTATGTTCTATCTGCCTGCTGGTATTCGTGCCTTGTGTAGTATTTAGTGGAATTTTATGTTATTATATCGGAACACTTGATATGTTTGCGTCGATTGTGAAAGTTTCCTATTGCTATACCGTTATTCTTGGTATATTGTTTATACTATTAGGTGCAGTTTTAAAAAATATAATATCATTTCAATTATTTGGTGCATTTATTATTTTACTTTTTGGATTGGCTGGGTTTTACTCAATGATTGGAGGAGGATGGCAAAATTTTATAAGCCTGACTCATTTATCACCAAATAGTTGGTTTATTAAGAAAATAGCTGATATTATTTTATATCACTAA